One Apteryx mantelli isolate bAptMan1 chromosome 17, bAptMan1.hap1, whole genome shotgun sequence genomic window, TGTCTTCTACACATGCATTCTTAAACTTCTCTCTACAGTCAGTATTTTCTGGTAGAGTTACATCCATGTCTTTTAGAGTTAGTTCACTATCCCCCTCATCTGTAGGCCCTTTGCTGTATGCACAAACTCTGGAACTCTTTGCATCTTTCAGAAAGCTAGTTGCTTTTCCATTCTCTGAAGATGGACTCTCATATATGCATATGCTGGCTTTTCTCTTAACAGACATTGTTATAGAAAGAGGTTTTGTCCCTGAAGAATCTTTGCTAAAAACGTATGCTGAAGATGAATCACGTTCATCTATTTGTGTATTCTCAGACAACATACACAGCTTTTCCTTCTGAGGCAGAGACACTCCCAAGTTCATAGCTGTCCGTGTTTCCGAATCCACATGAGTCTCGATCTCAGTTAGATCGTTGACGAAGTGTGTGTATCCTGAAAGGTCTGCATTTTCCAGGCGATTTAACACAGTGGATTTTGATTCTTTATCTTTTATGATTCCTTGAAAACTATCTTCTCTTACACATTTAagaactaatggagccaggttgTCACCTTTTTTTATCAGTATCTCTTCACCTTGACTAGAGCCAATTGATATTTTAGTTTCTTCTATAGAAGTAACCACAGTTTGTAAACCAGTGTTTGATTGTTTGTGTAAGCTTTCTAAATGTTGAGTTTCAAAAATTTCATCTGCCAGCTCAGCTTCATTTTGCTTGCTGCCTGGAACTGGTCCAACTAATTCACTTTGACATGCAAGAAACTGATTTTCAATTGGACAAATGGTCTTTGCCGGTTGACTAGCATGTAGTCTTTGGATATTCAAGTTGTCAAATAACTGACTTGAATCACAGACTGAAGCACTGTACTCAGAGAGATTAGCTGTGAGTGATGACATGTCTTTCTCCTCATACGTGCCTAGTTCTCTCTTCTTCAAGCCTGATGGAGAGTTGCAAAATCCGAAATTATGAACGCATCGTTTTTTGATCAAATATCTGACTAACAGCTGTTCACTAGACTCATTTCTCTGATTGCTTTCAGGAGCATATGGAGACTCCACAGTTCTTATTTTACCAAATTTATCTATCTGGAGAGCACACACGCTAAGTGCCTCATCTCTGTCACAAATAATTTCATTGCCATCTTTATCAATATCAAACTGTTTCAGACTTTCAACCTccatatttttatttgatatCTCATCTCTTAACAAGGTAGTAGTGGTTGTCTCTGCAGTAGAAGCTGAGCAAAACATGTTTTTTGCTATGGAAGTATGATTTATTACATGCAGAGCTACACTTCCATTACCCCAGTCATCTTCACAAGGAAGAGATCTACCTGCTGAAGGGAAGTGTTTTTCAGAAATGATCGCCTGTTTACTATTATATCCAGCCGAATCTTCTGCTTCCAAACTGTTACTTTCTCCAATCTTCATTTCAACCTCACTCTTAAACAAATGACTGTTTGGGAGGTCATCATCTACATGCGTACTCTCTGATAAAATACAGGAAGCACTGGCAGCTGTACACTGGTCTTTTATACTCTGATGGTTACAATTCCATGTGTCACTCTGTTCATTTTCTGAATCAGTGACCACACTGTCTATATTCTCCAGTAAAGACATCATGTTCTTTTGGGAAACTTTGCTTGTCATATTAGGGGTATTGATAGTCTTAAGATTTACTGAAGGCTTGAATTTGTCTTTCGGAAGCACAGATTCAGTGACTTGTTCCTCCACTGCTCCAGAAGCACCAATTGGTTCTTTTCCAGATAGAAAAGAGCCTTGAGCCTTGTCTCTGCTTGAAACTTCATTAGCAGTACAAGGAGCAAGTTCATTATCATGATGTACTCTTGATTTTTGTGCAACAGGAGGTAAAGTTATATTTAGTGTATAAACCAAATTAGTTTCTTTGCCAATGGATAAACTGTCATTACTATTGGCTTCTGTAGCTTCAGCTAAATTGCCAGCCAATTCTTCTGATGTTGTATTACTCTCAGAAGCCTTTTCAAGCAGTTGTAGCACAGGTGAACCTTTCTCTAATTTGGTACTGAGTTCCAGACAGCCATGGCTACTGGGAGAAGTAGTGTTTTTATTGTAGGTATTATAAAAGCATACGCATGTCTGCTCAGTTTCAGAAGGAACAATGTTGTTTGTTTCCATCAATAGACTATTTTCTGCTGTATCATCCTTGTGCAGATCACTGACAGCTAATTGCCACTGGTCCTTTTTCCACTTACCAGCTTCTGATGGGacgatttttaatttttcttttgagaaatcCTCAGGAGATGAAGCAACAGAACTAAAAACTGAAGAATTACGACACTCAGAATTAACATCTGCTTGAGCTTCAGGCCAGCTACTATCTTTAATGTTATCTCCCATAGCAATTTTTCTCTGGATTTCAGCAGCTTCTTCAGATTCATAGCTGTATGAATTATCTATATTATCACTTACTTCTCTATGATTGGTTTTATCCCTAGATAATTCTTCATTCCCTACTACTGAGAGCTGTTCTACTGGTATGGATTTGGAGGTCTGGTTCTCTAGAAACCCAGTTCCATGATCATGACGACTTTGACTTTCCATGTTTTCAGGAAGATACTCCTCCTGGCTTTCACTGTTAATTCCACAGACTGCAGTACCGCTGCTTTCTAGCGGCATATTTCTGAAGTGCAGGTAACAGGTGTCTTTCAGAACAGAACATGAAACTTCAGAAGTTTCTCTGGAGAGTGTTCTAGAACTCTGTATTGATGACCTGTCAGGTTCATTATTAGGTACAGGAACAGTACTGAAGTCATGAGCACTGTTTTCTTCATCCTGCTGATAGGTCTGGCAAATAGCAAGTGATGTATTGAATTCATTAACAGGATTTTGCCTGGGtagcttttcttttctagtttCCAAAATAGATGCAACGTTACCCCCTGTTGTCAATGGCATGACAGTATGGGCTTTTAACCCattatattcatttatttcttgCGAATGTTCAGTGGTTGATTCAACGTTCCTGACTGTTAAAGGCTCTGAAAAAACTAACATGCTGGTTTCTGAAACCTCATCACTGGCCATGACTGTGCCTACATCTGGGCATTCATTGCTCTCAGGTGGAAGATCTTTACTCACTCTGTCATTCCTGTATCCTGCTTTACTAAATATCCTAGTCCCATCAGCCTTCATACCTTGTGCTTCTTCAGCAGGCTTTGGCAGAGTTTCAGCTGTCACCTGGACATTTGCTTGGTTTTCTTCTGCACATGAAAAGTAAAGAAAGTCAGTACCATACACTAAGTTTGGAACACATTCAACTTATTACATTCCTTTTAGCACTATATAGAATATCGTGTATAGAAAAGTTTTGCTAGCTTTCTTTATGATTAATGCTCTCATATAATCCAATTTTGAAAGATGAGGAAACACAAAACATCTGCTATTAATAAGAGCTTCTGCCCTGGGATAAACAAGTTTTCCAGTGAAATAACTAAAACACATCTTGTACATAAAAGGTCTTCAGGAAAGTACACATGCTGtcgcaaaaaagcagaaaattaacTTTTCATGTATTTCTAACTATGCAGGACAATTGTTTCTACTGTAAAACAAAGTAAATGAGCTATCCTACAATCACTCATTAGTTTTTACCAATAAAAGGGGATCTGGGAGAGAAGCAGGGAGTAGATACAGATATACAATTAAAATACGCACCTTTGTTCTTCAGAGATCCTGCTATTTCAGTGCAACAGATGCTTGAAGACTTCACCCCATGCTGATTTAAGTGAAGCTCCTCCTGAAACAAGACAGAAATACCATTGAAGACTGATCAATTCTCTGAAACTTTTTGCACATTTCAGGAACTGTACCTGCTCAGATAGGTTAGTTCTGAACAGAACGCCCACCGAGAAACCTCAGAACATACCAGCCcttggagggaggaggaaaaaactgATTTGTGTACGTAAGCCTGCTTTTAAGATTGATAATACAGGCAGCCTTGTCTTGCAAGCAGTTCAAACAGGgcattctcttctttctgatccTATCTATCACTAGCATCTCACCACGAGAGAGGGATGCATCCAGAAAAGATTTGTATTTAGTGCCAGTGAAGTCTCGTCTTGCAAGCAGCTAAGATTTTAGTGGATTAAACAGAAAGTGTCCCAAATTTGAAACAGAAAAGTAATCCAGCCTCCAAGTCTACCTCACCTCCCAAATCCTGTATGTCTCCTCAGTTAAACCTCTCATGCAGAGGAAATAAAAACGCAAAAAACCCTACCTACCTActgcatttctcattctgcagttTGAGTTTACACTGATATTAATATAACTTCTAAATTTTCTGATTAGTTGGACTACATTAATGATACCtgaatttttattatatttctagAAGTGTTGAAGATGAATTAGAAGACAAGTTCAAGAAAAGGTATGTTATCAATGTATTCTCCTTAAATACAACTTTGAATTTTCACCTAACAACTGATTTCTCCTCTTACATGGACAAAGGGATCAGGGATGAGGCTGAAAAATCACCTCCCAGACAGAGtattttcaaactcattcatCGCAAAGACTTGTTGCTCATTGGGAAAGGAAGGGTTACAGAATGGCCTAGACACTTATTCTTCATATGTGTATTTAAAAGTTTTTAACAGTTGTTAAACATCCAGTGCTCACAGAATGGTTAACCCAGACTGATTGTGACATTTGAGTTGGAAGTCTAGGTCATTCAGTCAAACAAAAGAGTTGAGGAAGGGGTGGTGACAAAGTTGGAATAAGGGATCTTATCAGAAGTTAAAACCTCTGATAAAAAGCATATTCCTCAAGATTTTTATTAGAGCTTGCCTTTTACCATCTTTCCCTTGGTTTGTATAAGAACCAGGATCAGATGACCTAGGCCTACTTAGCAAAAAAACTCCAAACTTCCTGCACATTTGAAATATGTGAATGCTCATCCTGGAATATTGAACAACTGTGGAAAATTTAATGAATTCTGTTCTCACCGATTTACAAGTAAATTGAACAGGTATCAAATTCCAGAGTTACAACTGCAAACTGTTCTATCTCTTACATCCAGTAATAAACGTAAAATATGCCTCTTATCCAGATATTACCTAGCTGATGTATCACAATACTTTTTTCTCTCCCATCTCCTGTTTGTGACAAATCTTTACAAACTAAACAGAACTGATGGAAGAGTCACTAAAATTTTGTATACTGCtttccctgcaaaataatcatgcATACATTTCTGAAACCTTGAGGCACTCGGaggtaaaatattttctaatatcaGTAATCAAAACAACAACATTAAGGGAGCCAAGAGAAATTTGTGTTTTACCTAAAAAGTATAAAGAAATGCCACCTGCTGTACAAAATGCAAAACAACTGTTTACCCTATAAATTTGACCT contains:
- the PRR14L gene encoding protein PRR14L isoform X2; amino-acid sequence: MLSSGVESLLGSSMSAVVEELYTGLPVSISTELMAVSEPNVGLDAKSEVPTAVLAHRDSLPSEHHRTAGVENLSQKTENLGDMPKVISHGLAESLTEELLKSGDLEEDEETKKRNSRKLDSSTGGYQKEDKEGQDTEEYLAECCALTPEESWWSKQEELHLNQHGVKSSSICCTEIAGSLKNKEENQANVQVTAETLPKPAEEAQGMKADGTRIFSKAGYRNDRVSKDLPPESNECPDVGTVMASDEVSETSMLVFSEPLTVRNVESTTEHSQEINEYNGLKAHTVMPLTTGGNVASILETRKEKLPRQNPVNEFNTSLAICQTYQQDEENSAHDFSTVPVPNNEPDRSSIQSSRTLSRETSEVSCSVLKDTCYLHFRNMPLESSGTAVCGINSESQEEYLPENMESQSRHDHGTGFLENQTSKSIPVEQLSVVGNEELSRDKTNHREVSDNIDNSYSYESEEAAEIQRKIAMGDNIKDSSWPEAQADVNSECRNSSVFSSVASSPEDFSKEKLKIVPSEAGKWKKDQWQLAVSDLHKDDTAENSLLMETNNIVPSETEQTCVCFYNTYNKNTTSPSSHGCLELSTKLEKGSPVLQLLEKASESNTTSEELAGNLAEATEANSNDSLSIGKETNLVYTLNITLPPVAQKSRVHHDNELAPCTANEVSSRDKAQGSFLSGKEPIGASGAVEEQVTESVLPKDKFKPSVNLKTINTPNMTSKVSQKNMMSLLENIDSVVTDSENEQSDTWNCNHQSIKDQCTAASASCILSESTHVDDDLPNSHLFKSEVEMKIGESNSLEAEDSAGYNSKQAIISEKHFPSAGRSLPCEDDWGNGSVALHVINHTSIAKNMFCSASTAETTTTTLLRDEISNKNMEVESLKQFDIDKDGNEIICDRDEALSVCALQIDKFGKIRTVESPYAPESNQRNESSEQLLVRYLIKKRCVHNFGFCNSPSGLKKRELGTYEEKDMSSLTANLSEYSASVCDSSQLFDNLNIQRLHASQPAKTICPIENQFLACQSELVGPVPGSKQNEAELADEIFETQHLESLHKQSNTGLQTVVTSIEETKISIGSSQGEEILIKKGDNLAPLVLKCVREDSFQGIIKDKESKSTVLNRLENADLSGYTHFVNDLTEIETHVDSETRTAMNLGVSLPQKEKLCMLSENTQIDERDSSSAYVFSKDSSGTKPLSITMSVKRKASICIYESPSSENGKATSFLKDAKSSRVCAYSKGPTDEGDSELTLKDMDVTLPENTDCREKFKNACVEDKMEREVAPGKRLPIYSTLDGGNSLQFLLEDSKQSGSKIVPLSAENYEKVLEEMPRSNLKNPSKKRKNATKPTNSADINLLSETIHDCQAEDLSDAKTSSEIQYNTIPTFYPYTSIQSNSCKESSPSCVVCREVCVPYNLNAQSKDNIKEIGEGQDTTPTHSICKENEALGSEKLDQIKKCQALKRKKMYEEMEAHLSDKAQQEQKSNYQAKANITLQPSMLYNLKLLCSSSNELVTSRNTKFEGPSKQIFAVISSENKLCSTLQDVKRPKITTDDISSQFLKTQDSETENLSLNLESCIKLSEDGTPLICAYRRQPQTACDEIHGAFRTKNKLRGLPPLKKQPGRACKKAPTSDQPKSVRKSNKIRSSTSKTPSETFYKQENMLLNSLYFACKPPVMETEIAMRLVHMPRQRAKRCSLLNSLKFRKCTKEPALLSKLSATANKLLAPAKSIHNLKSLPYSSEILPVAERYSQRRAKNLLEAFSCINRNLHSHWADSWCTKMFSFQSLALYPVESTKIPFLDLSHKSPSSRLDIPVFPISFQIKLGSSSMTDLTGITSQCSVHHRRVLGEMPELPSEWTFSFLLSQSCSGTTASKEDSSLDNELHSSRSLTTPVAAALHPDHGRNAIAERRESYSMLGLHTVLALSSPGCYRIWTRRRNLTSRIPTIQRLFMSQFTQGLKGVRYATSVSDDLFSSLPYSLGRALSIWSQHGPSACPSEITPLHSNHCKWQPSVGIENRLYNAER